One Echeneis naucrates chromosome 16, fEcheNa1.1, whole genome shotgun sequence genomic window, CGAACCGGAGAGATTCATTCAGAAAAGGACGCGTTCTGTTTCTTCATCCACTGCCGTTAGAATTAGACTCCTGGTTTCTACATCTGACAACAGCAGGACGAGATGAAGGAGCTTCAGCTCGGTTTGTGTCAAAGTTCAGATGCTGAACTGctaaacacaaaaaccaaaaacacaacaaagccaaaAGTGTTTCAAGCAAATATTAAAATCTAATATCACGAATCAGTTACAGTTTCCCAGTGGAGGCCTTTTCACACCAAGTCTCTGAGTGACTGAAGGTgctgactgctttgttgtgacatcacaaagttccaaaAGTTTGGACGGCAGGTTTCAGCTCAGAGTCCGGACAGAGAGGACACGGACCTTTAATTTACTTTACAGAGCTCCGTCGTTTCTCCTGCCTGCAATAAGGAAGTGACATCGTCTACACCTGAACCGGCTtcatgttaaaaacacaaactgataacggtcagaaacacaaacaatttccacaaatgttatttttaatccaTAAGTTATGTCAATTTACATTATCACACAATTTTCTGCCAATCAGGTTAAATTATTTATGACAAAGATTAGCATTATATACAGATGGAAAGATGAAAGATTTACAGTAAACATCTCAATAAGAGtgtattaataaataatggGTCTTAATGTTCACGCTGGTTAAAGTGTTAAATTTCATACTCTGAGGTGGAAAGTCTGAAATATAATTCAGTCAATTCTATAGAAACCCTGAAATCTTCTCAACAGAGCGTTAAGGACATTCTGTATTTTGTTATCTGTATTTCGTTTGGTGAATTATTACAGGATATTAGAAAGAAGACAAACTACCTGAGATAATGTTGTTAGTTCCACTGAAGGAAAAACTAATCACAGACAGACGGATCGGTTTGGACTTGTGTGTGAAAAGGCCtgaaggcacaaaaaaaaaaaacaccagcaaacaacaacagtgtcaGTCAGAGATCTGTTGTGttacagaagaagaaaccacAACAATAATAAAGTCCTTTTCACATTGACGCCGTCGGCATTAGGTTGTTGAGCACTTAgtagaaaaggggaaaaataaaaaaaagtgcagagtTTCCACTCAGTCTCAgaaggggtcaaaggtcagacaggTAGCTCCCGCACCTGTGTGGATTTACACAGCAAAATCAAAGAGCTTGGTGTATTCAGAAAAGAGTTTTTATGAGTTGGCAGAGAAACTACTCCTGCCGGAAGATCGCTCAGTCCATTCTGAGGGGGTGGCGACCTCGATGGGGTCGATCTGAGGAAACACCACGAAGCACAGCCGCTGGCCCACGTACGTCGCCCACTCTGCAGGAAGAGAGGCCCAGGATCATTACGTGGtctgaaacattttctctcatcagaggaaaatagaacaGGAAGTGGGGGatggattgggggggggggctactGTAACCATGATGATGACGAAGGAAGCTGACGCAGAAGGAGCGGTGGAAACTCACCGATGAAGTTGTAGATGCactttggtttttctttccagTGGACACCCAGGAAGTAGACGGGCACGCCGGTCAGCATGATGACCAGCCCGACACCGCAGACCACCGGCTCCGAGTAAAGACTGAAGCCCAGCAGCAACGCCCAGAACATCAGGTAACACACGGGAACCAGCAGGTTCACCTGCAGGAAACATGGCCGACGCCTTACACAGCGGTTCACAGATTAAACCCTTCGTACAGGAAATGGGAGGAATGTGCCGACTTGTTAGAACCTTGATGGGTCGGTACAGGTTGGGCTTCTTCCAGCGGTAGAACAGCAGTCCTGCGATGGTGACACCGTACGACAGGTAGTTGATGAACGACACGTAGTTGATCAGGTTGTGCGTTTCGCCAATGCAGAGAATCACAATGGTGGCCGTGCACTGCAACAGACAAGgaaccttcagaccgtctggacctttagacctttagaccttcagacggtctggacctttagacctttagaccttcagacgGTCTGGACCgttagacctttagaccttcagacggtctggacctttagaccgtctggaccttcagaccttctgaccttcagaccatctggacctttagacctcCAGACCTTCAGACggtctggacctttagacctttagaccttcagacctttaaaccttcagaccttcagaccgtctggaccttcagacctttagaccttcagacctttagaccttcagacctttaaaccttcagaccttcagaccgtctggacctttagacctttagaccttcagaccctctGGTCTAACATCTGCCTTTGgaatttcatcattttcatctaaagtctaaattaaaaaattaatccattttttggttattttcatTGATGCTTCAGACATCAAGATGAAAAGTACCATATAGAGTCCAGACCAGAAATCTACATGGGACTGGACTTACGCAGACCAGGAGAGCAGGGATGGGGGTGCAGCTCTTGTAGTGGATCATAGCCAGCAGGCTGGGCAGGTGACCCTCTCTGGCCCCGGAGAAACACAACCTGGAAGCAGGAACACAACGGACCGTCAGCTGCCACCTTACAGCTgaagaccaggaggaggaggagctcaCCTGGACGATGTGAACAGGTAACCGTTGATCCCCCCGAAGGTGGACAGAGCCACGGAGATGGGCATGATGATGGAGAACATTCCCAGCAGCTTCTCACCAAACGTCTGAGCAACAAAACAGTCTGTGAGCTTTACATCGACAGTAACACAAAAGATGAATTATTATGACAATAAAcgatatgaataaaataaaatcatgacctcccttcctctcttttttcttgaTTGATCTAAATCATCATGAACtaattatttttagtttaatGTTCACTGTCTGATCTGCTGTTTCCAGGTTCTGATCACAGTtcatgtgacctttgacctgactCTGCCATGTTACTCACTACAGCCACAGCATTGGACGACAGCAGCTCCTCGGGCGACATGGAGGAGAAGTAGGCGATGTTGGTGAGCGTGTACACGAAGGTCACCAATGGGATGGAAATGTAGATGGCACGAGGTAGATTCCTGACCGACGACACGGCCGAGCAGATGAAACCAAAAGAATCATCAGACGACATGAAGGTtgatcacagacacacaaaaaatcaGGATCCCTCAGCATGTGCTTTATTTAATAACGTCATCTGTCTCTACAGACTTTTAGAACATCGGCCTCTAAACTGACTGAAAGcgtgttgaaaatgaaatgaacaagaTGTCTGATAGTAGAAATGGTCTCTTCTGACGcagcttaaaaaaaagcaaccaaTGAGAAAAagtcaacacaaagaaaaagggaCAATCAAATGAGACAAAATACGGATCATCAAGCTGAAAAGGTGAAGGTGAGCAGGAAATATTCACCGTCTGGGTTCAACCACCTCCTCCGTCACGTAGTTGAGGAAGTTCCAGCCGCTGAAGGCGAAGGACGCCTGCAGGAAGGCCAGCGCGATCTGTCCGACCGACGGCGTCCTGTCCAGGGCGAAGGCCACCTGAGGCGTCAGAGCCTCGTAGTTCCCTGGAAGACAAACGTCACACGTTTCAGGGAGGATTTCCTTTTCTGCCCTGCCAGGAAGCAGCCAAACTTCAGGTTACCGTTGATGATCTGCAC contains:
- the slc7a10b gene encoding asc-type amino acid transporter 1; the encoded protein is MNTERGEDRRTGGDLDWDWDRTDQTGPGQDMDGPNGSSGLRTEGPKKKKLDPDRVTLKKEIGLLSACTIIIGNIIGSGIFISPKGVLEHSGSVGLALVVWLLGGCIAALGSLCYAELGVTIPKSGGDYSYVTEIFGGLMGFLLLWSAVLIMYPTTLAVIALTFSSYVLQPVFPNCVPPYMATRMLSATCLLLLTWVNCSSVRMATRIQDAFTVGKLMALGLIIVVGLVQIINGNYEALTPQVAFALDRTPSVGQIALAFLQASFAFSGWNFLNYVTEEVVEPRRNLPRAIYISIPLVTFVYTLTNIAYFSSMSPEELLSSNAVAVTFGEKLLGMFSIIMPISVALSTFGGINGYLFTSSRLCFSGAREGHLPSLLAMIHYKSCTPIPALLVCCTATIVILCIGETHNLINYVSFINYLSYGVTIAGLLFYRWKKPNLYRPIKVNLLVPVCYLMFWALLLGFSLYSEPVVCGVGLVIMLTGVPVYFLGVHWKEKPKCIYNFIEWATYVGQRLCFVVFPQIDPIEVATPSEWTERSSGAGATCLTFDPF